From Streptomyces asiaticus, one genomic window encodes:
- a CDS encoding response regulator transcription factor, protein MGVRLMVVDDHRLLAEALASALKLRGHRVLAAAAPSAGAADLVVSRAPEVCLLGTAAPAEPGVFDPVVRIKKERPQVAVVVLGPVPSPRGIAAAFAAGASGYVRHDERIEGVERAMMKARAGEAAVAPQLLQGAFAELLNPAAQPDDEGARLLRMLTPREVEVLVRVAEGEDTRLIAAGMGIAPSTARTHVQRVLMKLGVGSRLEAAALAARTGLLDRAATRRTASAPPQPPTAPQPPASAP, encoded by the coding sequence ATGGGCGTGCGACTCATGGTGGTCGACGATCACCGTCTGCTCGCGGAGGCGCTCGCCTCGGCGCTGAAGCTGCGCGGGCATCGGGTGCTCGCCGCGGCGGCGCCGAGCGCGGGCGCGGCGGACCTGGTGGTGAGCCGGGCACCTGAGGTGTGCCTGCTGGGCACGGCGGCACCCGCCGAGCCGGGGGTGTTCGACCCGGTGGTGCGGATCAAGAAGGAGCGGCCGCAGGTCGCGGTCGTGGTGCTCGGCCCGGTGCCGAGCCCGCGCGGCATCGCCGCCGCCTTCGCCGCCGGGGCGTCCGGCTATGTGCGCCACGACGAGCGGATCGAGGGCGTCGAACGCGCCATGATGAAGGCGCGCGCGGGGGAGGCGGCCGTGGCGCCCCAGCTGCTCCAGGGGGCGTTCGCGGAGCTGCTCAACCCCGCGGCCCAGCCCGACGACGAGGGCGCCCGGCTGCTGCGGATGCTGACCCCGCGCGAGGTGGAGGTGCTGGTGCGGGTCGCCGAGGGCGAGGACACCCGGCTGATCGCGGCGGGCATGGGGATCGCCCCCAGCACGGCCCGCACCCATGTGCAGCGGGTGCTGATGAAGCTCGGGGTGGGCTCGCGGCTGGAGGCGGCGGCCCTGGCGGCGCGTACGGGGCTGCTGGACCGCGCGGCGACGCGCCGGACCGCGTCGGCCCCGCCCCAGCCGCCTACCGCGCCGCAGCCGCCCGCGTCGGCGCCGTAA